AGATTACAAAGTTTCAGCAACATCTCTACTAGCATATACATACATCTAAATCACATAAACGCTTAGTTTCTTATTTATTAGAAATCATTCTAGTTGGCAGGAATGACACATCTTTATGTGTCTTGGACATCAGTCCAATAGCTTGGCATCTTTTAATAGCCTTCGCAAGACGACGCTGATTCTTCACAGAAAGACCAGTAACGTCTCTATGTTGTATTCTACCAGTAGAAGTTAGAAACCTGGACAGAAACTCTGGGTTAGTATAAAAATCCAATGGATTGGCCTTCATATGATCGAAAATATCACTATTCCAACGGCCATTTTTAGCAAACTTTTTGTCTAAATGAAGACGTTCCATCGAAAAATCGAAAGGATTATACACGTTTCCAAGAGGgaatttctttaacaaaCTAGAATCTAGTTTTTTAACCTCAATATCCGTTGCATCATTCACCTTCTTgggttcttcaaaaatactaAAGTCAATATTAGATCCATTCAAGCAACTATTTGTCCTAGAGAATAATCTTCTGCTTGGAAGCTGTAGCGCGCACTTGAAAACCATCGTCATCTCCactattcaaaatatagtCAATGTAGCGACACCAAAATCTAGAAAACCCCCAAGAAACCGTAACCGCGAGAAGAGCCTTACCACAATACTATCCTTCACTATCTCGATATTACCATTAAATTGCGTCAAAAAGTTACTAACTTAAAAAAGTGAAAATTGTAGATCACTATATACGTTACTGACGATATGCCAGTCATAACGATGCCAACCATATTATTCATCCTCATATGTGTATAAGGTGTCTAATCTATGCCATTGGGATCCTGATTACTCATTTATACTCTATTATTCGAAGTATTACTAGACACATCTCCCTCTCTGTGTTGCGTTTGTTGCATATCGCTCTAAATTCAATTGGAGATGTCATAAGCTATCATCTGACTATAGTGTCTAATACTTTCAGTTGTAAAACGAATATGCTATTTACGCAGTTTATTTATTCGGTTTAAATATGCATTGAAGTTCTGAAACAGGGGTATATCAAAGTATATTTGTTTTAGGCAGCAATCTCTATTACCGGGCACATCTCTGACACTTACATTTACCGAAGCTCACCTTACAGACCACATAAGCAGCCTACATATAAAACTAATTTATACTGGGGATTACAAGTTTCCACTTGTTAATACTACTTATACTTTCTATCAAGACGTGAGAACCTGGATTATTACGATCCAAATCTTAAATGCCAACGTCGTGGCACCCACACATCTATTAAGTCGTATGGGAAAATTTTTCGAAGTTCTTTAAACTATTGATcaattattcaaaattgaaaaatcgTACTGAACATCATCTTTAGTGAGAGGTGGCACCGGATCAGATCTATATTTCAGGTAATAGTAAAGAGGACTGGTGGTTCCTCTGGTTGTTTCAATATTTATTGGGGAGCCATGCTTAAATACGCTGCTATCAAACAAAGTCGAATGTCTGGAATTGCGAAAGCAGTTCCAGCGCGCCAATTCTCAACTACAGGTTTATCTTGGAATGGACAGAAGTCACCGTTACAGATCTTCCGTGAGACGTTCAAAGATGAATGGAAGAAGTCTCAAGAATTACAAGATAATATAAAGGCATTGCAAGATGCTAGTGGGAGGTTAGGTGAGTCAGATGCTTATAAGAAGGCCCGCGAAGCTTATTTGAAGGCTCAAAGAGGATCGACAGTTGTTGGGAAAACGTTAAAGAAGACAGGAGAGACGATTGAAAATTTGACGGTAAAAGCATGGGATTCTGATATTGGGAAGAATACCAGAGAGGTGGTTAGTAAGACTGCGCAGAAGCTTGATGAG
This region of Eremothecium cymbalariae DBVPG#7215 chromosome 4, complete sequence genomic DNA includes:
- the RSM18 gene encoding mitochondrial 37S ribosomal protein bS18m (similar to Ashbya gossypii ADL117W); its protein translation is MTMVFKCALQLPSRRLFSRTNSCLNGSNIDFSIFEEPKKVNDATDIEVKKLDSSLLKKFPLGNVYNPFDFSMERLHLDKKFAKNGRWNSDIFDHMKANPLDFYTNPEFLSRFLTSTGRIQHRDVTGLSVKNQRRLAKAIKRCQAIGLMSKTHKDVSFLPTRMISNK